One segment of Candidatus Nitrospira nitrosa DNA contains the following:
- the gyrB gene encoding DNA topoisomerase (ATP-hydrolyzing) subunit B: MATEEQSPTKSDSYSADQIKVLEGLDAVRKRPAMYIGSTGVDGLHHLVYEVVDNSVDEHMAGFGEAIEVTIHIDGSVTVTDNGRGIPTGMHSTQKKSAAEVALTVLHAGGKFEQGAYTVSGGLHGVGISVVNALSEWLELEIWQDGQVFEQRYERGKASAPLTATGKTKRRGTKVRFKPDGQVFETLEFSFDVLAQRLRELAFLNKGLAITLRDERKEPAKEQVFLYKGGIVSFVEHLNEAKTPLHKPIYVKVEKPEMILEVALQYNDSYAENLFSFANNINTKEGGTHLVGFKAALTRTINNYANANDLLKKETESLTGDDVREGLTSVVSVKVRNPQFEGQTKAKLGNSEVKGVVEAAVNEALGNYFEENPPVAKKIIGKAVDAARAREAARKAKDLIRRKSALDGGSLPGKLADCSEKDPALSELYIVEGDSAGGSAKQGRDRKFQAILPLKGKILNVEKARFDKMLSSDEIRTLIMALGTGIGRKREEGDKAEKDAFDIAKARYHKIILMTDADVDGSHIRTLLLTFFFRQMPELIERGYIYIAQPPLFKVKKGKSERYLKDEGLLNEYLADLAVEDVELSMEGAQAYVTGRRLLPILKKMIAFETLLGRLNKKSHAAAILRAFVDEPGLDRERLKDRAALQRSVENVTQSLAVVFPNVTPTFDILVDEEHQSNKVACRLHMSGVTHELEVTHDLVGSADFRELQKLTPSAIGLGRAPYKLKAKGEEKPIQSTDELVKAILDMGKQGLSIQRYKGLGEMNPGQLWETTMNPEIRTLLRVTLEDLTGVDEIFTILMGDEVEPRRNFIQTHALEVRNLDV; encoded by the coding sequence ATGGCCACGGAAGAACAATCTCCAACGAAGTCTGATAGCTATAGTGCCGATCAAATTAAAGTCCTTGAAGGACTCGATGCCGTCCGAAAACGGCCGGCGATGTACATCGGGAGCACCGGAGTCGATGGGTTGCACCATCTCGTCTATGAAGTCGTCGACAACAGTGTCGATGAACATATGGCGGGGTTCGGGGAAGCTATCGAGGTAACCATCCACATCGACGGAAGCGTGACGGTGACCGACAACGGGCGCGGAATCCCCACCGGGATGCACTCAACACAGAAGAAGTCTGCGGCAGAAGTCGCGCTCACCGTACTCCATGCGGGAGGCAAATTCGAACAGGGTGCGTATACCGTCTCCGGCGGTTTACATGGAGTTGGCATCTCCGTCGTGAATGCCCTGTCCGAGTGGCTTGAGCTGGAGATCTGGCAGGACGGCCAAGTGTTCGAACAGCGATACGAACGAGGGAAAGCCAGCGCACCCCTCACGGCGACAGGCAAGACCAAACGCCGAGGAACCAAGGTTCGGTTCAAGCCGGACGGCCAAGTCTTTGAAACGCTGGAGTTCAGTTTCGACGTATTGGCTCAGCGGTTGCGGGAACTGGCTTTCTTGAACAAGGGTCTCGCGATTACGCTCCGAGATGAACGAAAAGAACCGGCCAAAGAACAAGTCTTCTTGTACAAGGGCGGAATCGTGTCCTTTGTCGAGCACCTCAATGAAGCCAAAACACCCCTGCACAAGCCGATCTACGTCAAAGTCGAGAAGCCGGAAATGATCCTGGAAGTAGCGCTCCAGTACAACGACAGTTATGCGGAAAATCTCTTTTCGTTTGCGAACAACATCAATACCAAGGAAGGCGGTACGCACTTGGTCGGGTTCAAAGCCGCCCTCACCAGAACGATCAACAATTACGCCAATGCCAACGACCTGCTCAAGAAAGAAACGGAATCGCTGACCGGAGACGATGTGCGGGAGGGATTGACGTCGGTGGTCAGCGTCAAGGTTCGCAATCCACAGTTCGAAGGCCAGACCAAGGCCAAGCTTGGGAATAGCGAAGTCAAAGGTGTTGTCGAGGCCGCAGTCAACGAGGCCTTGGGCAATTATTTTGAGGAAAATCCTCCCGTCGCCAAAAAGATCATTGGCAAGGCGGTGGACGCAGCGCGCGCGCGCGAAGCCGCACGGAAAGCCAAGGATCTGATCAGACGCAAGAGCGCTCTCGACGGCGGTTCGCTGCCCGGAAAATTGGCGGATTGCTCCGAGAAAGATCCCGCCTTAAGCGAACTCTACATCGTGGAGGGAGATTCAGCCGGTGGATCTGCGAAGCAGGGACGTGACCGCAAATTTCAGGCAATCTTGCCGCTCAAGGGCAAGATCCTGAACGTGGAGAAGGCGCGGTTCGACAAGATGCTGTCCAGCGATGAGATCAGAACGCTCATCATGGCGCTCGGCACCGGGATCGGTCGCAAACGGGAAGAAGGGGACAAGGCGGAGAAAGACGCCTTCGATATTGCCAAGGCACGGTATCACAAGATCATTCTCATGACCGACGCTGACGTGGACGGCAGCCATATCCGCACGTTGCTGTTGACGTTCTTCTTCCGGCAGATGCCAGAGCTGATCGAACGAGGGTATATCTATATCGCGCAACCTCCGCTGTTCAAAGTCAAGAAAGGCAAGTCGGAGCGGTATCTCAAAGACGAAGGGTTATTGAACGAATACCTCGCCGACTTGGCAGTCGAGGATGTTGAACTGTCCATGGAGGGAGCTCAGGCGTACGTGACCGGGCGTCGACTCCTGCCCATTCTGAAGAAAATGATTGCCTTCGAAACCTTGCTCGGTCGACTCAATAAAAAATCACACGCGGCGGCCATACTTCGCGCCTTTGTCGATGAACCGGGGCTCGACCGCGAACGACTCAAAGATCGCGCGGCACTGCAACGATCAGTCGAGAACGTCACGCAATCGTTGGCCGTGGTGTTTCCGAATGTGACCCCGACGTTTGATATCCTCGTGGACGAGGAACACCAGTCCAACAAGGTCGCCTGCCGGCTGCATATGAGTGGGGTCACCCATGAGTTGGAAGTGACGCATGACCTGGTCGGGTCCGCCGACTTCCGGGAACTCCAGAAACTGACACCCTCTGCGATCGGACTCGGACGAGCTCCGTACAAGCTGAAGGCCAAGGGCGAGGAAAAGCCGATTCAATCTACCGATGAGTTGGTCAAGGCTATTCTGGATATGGGAAAACAAGGCCTCAGCATTCAGCGCTATAAAGGTCTCGGAGAAATGAACCCGGGACAGCTCTGGGAAACGACGATGAATCCTGAAATACGAACGCTCCTGAGGGTCACCCTTGAGGACCTCACCGGCGTGGATGAAATCTTCACCATCTTGATGGGCGATGAGGTCGAGCCCCGGCGCAATTTCATCCAAACCCATGCTCTGGAAGTGCGGAATTTGGACGTGTAA
- the dnaN gene encoding DNA polymerase III subunit beta — MKVRIGRDELLTGLQRVQGVVEKRNTMPILSNILLEAKQDGVEIVATDLELGMRGLYKATVLSTGGVTISARKLFEIVKELPAGDIELTATDNNWTTIQAGRSQFKIVGLPSSDYPALPAIEREGLMPLAGDGLLELIRKTLFAAGDNDARYILNGLLVNLIVTEKKTTLRLVGTDGHRLAVAEQEVGKAGAKATGAPQEMKAIIPKKAAHEIRHLLEEGGDGEPLIGFSKNLMIFRKSGLLLTSRLMEGNYPNYQQVIPKDGGKTISVTRTDLESALRRVSVLSKDKASAVKLSFGPGKMTLFSASPDFGEATEELPARYEGEILTTGFNARYLLDVFSVMEGETISLQMETPLSPCLVQEPESPGFKCVVMPVKI; from the coding sequence ATGAAAGTACGGATCGGGCGAGATGAGTTATTGACGGGCCTTCAGCGTGTGCAGGGCGTCGTGGAAAAACGCAACACCATGCCGATTCTGTCGAATATCCTGTTGGAAGCCAAGCAGGACGGAGTAGAGATCGTGGCGACAGACCTTGAGCTTGGCATGAGAGGTCTGTACAAGGCGACGGTGTTGTCGACAGGAGGGGTGACCATCTCCGCTAGGAAACTCTTTGAAATCGTGAAGGAGTTGCCGGCTGGTGACATCGAGCTGACGGCGACGGACAATAACTGGACGACGATTCAGGCTGGGAGAAGCCAGTTCAAAATCGTGGGCCTCCCCAGCTCCGATTATCCGGCGTTACCGGCAATCGAGCGAGAGGGCTTAATGCCGTTGGCTGGAGACGGGTTGCTCGAATTGATTCGAAAGACGCTGTTTGCCGCCGGAGACAATGATGCCCGGTATATTCTCAACGGACTCCTCGTCAACTTGATTGTCACTGAAAAGAAGACCACCCTCCGATTAGTCGGCACGGACGGCCACCGTCTGGCTGTCGCAGAACAGGAGGTCGGCAAAGCGGGGGCCAAGGCGACGGGCGCTCCCCAGGAAATGAAAGCGATTATTCCCAAGAAAGCTGCGCACGAGATTCGCCATCTCTTGGAAGAAGGCGGAGATGGTGAACCGCTCATCGGGTTTTCGAAAAATCTCATGATCTTTCGAAAGAGCGGCCTACTCCTGACGTCACGGCTGATGGAGGGCAATTATCCGAACTACCAACAGGTGATCCCAAAAGATGGAGGCAAGACCATCAGTGTCACTCGAACGGATTTGGAGAGTGCTCTGCGTCGTGTGTCGGTCCTGTCGAAAGACAAGGCCAGCGCGGTAAAGCTTTCCTTTGGACCCGGCAAGATGACGCTATTTTCTGCCAGCCCTGATTTCGGCGAAGCGACGGAGGAATTACCCGCCCGCTATGAGGGAGAAATCCTGACGACCGGCTTCAATGCTCGCTACCTCTTGGATGTCTTTAGTGTGATGGAGGGTGAAACGATTTCCCTCCAGATGGAGACGCCGCTGAGTCCCTGTCTGGTGCAGGAACCGGAAAGCCCCGGTTTCAAGTGCGTGGTCATGCCGGTGAAGATTTAG
- the dnaA gene encoding chromosomal replication initiator protein DnaA, translating to MEIEWDEALEYVQQKVPKQVFDTWFLPVQFDRAENSTVYLGVPNKFFGEWLETHYGALLTEAVAIASGGEPLTVAFIVRERATASPTEPPSSAQGGKGQSPPKPRRGILLNPKYTFRNFVVGAGNQFAHAACMAVAEQPGQTYNPLFIYGGVGLGKTHLLNAIGNHVAEQRDLRIAYLTTEQFTNEVINSIRYDKMMDLRKRYRHIDMLMIDDIQFLVGKERTQEEFFHTFNALYEGHKQIVLSSDRFPKDMPDIEERLRSRFEWGLIADLQPPDVETRIAILRKKSEDEGVKLPEDVIQFLSTTMKSNIRELEGSLVRLGAYASLTGQVISLDLAKTVLRDLIGDKKKVVAMDDIQEAVCAQFHVKIAELKSRRRSKTLVHPRQIAMYLCRELTDASYPEIGRQFGGKDHTTIIHACRQVTKAKETDTGLQTTIESLKEQILRS from the coding sequence ATAGAAATTGAATGGGATGAGGCCCTTGAGTACGTTCAACAGAAGGTCCCTAAACAGGTTTTCGATACCTGGTTTCTGCCGGTACAATTTGATCGAGCTGAAAATTCAACGGTTTACCTCGGGGTGCCTAATAAGTTCTTTGGAGAGTGGTTGGAGACACACTATGGAGCTCTCCTTACTGAAGCTGTGGCAATCGCAAGTGGGGGTGAACCTCTGACTGTCGCGTTTATTGTGCGTGAGAGGGCAACAGCATCTCCGACCGAGCCACCATCCTCGGCACAAGGGGGAAAGGGGCAGTCCCCACCAAAACCACGGCGTGGTATTCTCCTGAACCCAAAATATACGTTCCGGAATTTTGTGGTCGGGGCCGGAAATCAGTTTGCCCATGCGGCTTGTATGGCGGTGGCGGAGCAACCAGGGCAAACCTACAACCCTTTGTTTATCTATGGCGGTGTGGGACTCGGAAAAACGCATCTCCTCAACGCCATAGGGAATCATGTGGCGGAACAGAGAGACCTCCGAATTGCCTACTTAACGACTGAGCAGTTCACAAACGAGGTCATTAACTCGATCCGTTACGATAAAATGATGGATCTCCGAAAGCGCTACCGACACATCGACATGCTGATGATCGATGATATTCAATTTCTCGTCGGGAAGGAACGGACACAGGAAGAGTTTTTCCATACGTTCAACGCGCTCTATGAAGGCCATAAACAAATTGTGCTGTCGAGTGATCGGTTTCCGAAGGACATGCCCGATATCGAGGAACGGTTACGCTCCCGATTTGAGTGGGGCCTGATCGCAGACTTACAGCCTCCGGATGTCGAGACACGAATCGCGATTTTGAGGAAAAAATCAGAGGATGAAGGAGTCAAACTTCCCGAGGATGTGATCCAGTTTCTTTCAACCACCATGAAGAGCAACATCCGGGAATTAGAGGGAAGCCTCGTCCGGCTAGGGGCCTATGCTTCGCTCACCGGGCAAGTCATTAGTCTCGACCTGGCAAAAACTGTTCTGCGGGACCTCATTGGAGATAAGAAAAAAGTTGTGGCGATGGATGACATCCAGGAGGCCGTCTGCGCTCAATTTCACGTCAAGATCGCGGAACTAAAATCTCGACGCCGAAGCAAGACCCTCGTGCATCCTCGACAGATTGCGATGTATCTCTGTCGGGAACTGACGGACGCTTCATACCCTGAAATTGGGCGGCAATTCGGTGGGAAAGACCATACGACCATTATTCACGCCTGCCGCCAGGTGACGAAAGCCAAGGAGACCGATACAGGATTGCAGACGACGATCGAATCATTGAAAGAGCAGATCCTTCGCAGTTAG
- a CDS encoding DsrE family protein: MKRKVGFLLALPPEDQSSETVTGLAHAALDAGHEVYLYLIDEGVKNMMSQPYRDLARAGVRMFVCAYGCQQHHVSTVNVEKEFTLCGLVVLSGLIDACKPFISFT, encoded by the coding sequence GTGAAGAGAAAAGTTGGGTTCCTTCTAGCCCTCCCTCCGGAAGATCAAAGCTCTGAGACGGTCACTGGACTCGCCCACGCGGCATTAGATGCCGGTCATGAGGTGTATCTTTATCTCATCGATGAGGGAGTCAAAAATATGATGTCTCAACCTTATCGAGATCTTGCTCGGGCAGGAGTCCGAATGTTTGTCTGTGCATATGGTTGCCAACAACATCACGTTTCAACTGTGAATGTTGAAAAAGAATTCACGTTATGTGGATTAGTCGTTCTCTCTGGTCTCATTGATGCTTGTAAGCCGTTTATTTCCTTTACGTAA
- the hisS gene encoding histidine--tRNA ligase gives MSVIKGIKGVKDLLPEETPRWRFIEESARRWATRYGFHEIRIPIFEVTTLFARSIGASTDIVEKEMYTFQDRDGTSLTLRPEGTAGTVRAYVEHNRASIPVPQKYFYTGPMFRHERPQAGRLRQFNQFGVESYGMADPRADVEVIALLWRILHDLGLPSLTLEINNLGQAADREAYRPILVEYLKEHNAGLCGNCKHRIMANPLRVLDCKVPECRNITEPAPRLSESLSETARSYFTQVLAGLDLIKIPYSLNHRLVRGLDYYNLTTFEVTATNLGAQNAVGAGGRYDGLVETLGGTSTPAVGFAVGLERIAMLLPDSQKSLSSHDKTIYVAGFGAQGSVAGVTALEELRLAGISAVSDFRSTTLKAHLRQADRLSCHFTLILGDDEVTKGVALLRNMESKSQYDVLLASLSNQIQPLLLPS, from the coding sequence GTGTCCGTAATTAAAGGGATTAAAGGCGTCAAAGATCTATTACCGGAAGAAACCCCTCGCTGGCGATTCATCGAAGAGTCTGCGAGGCGATGGGCGACCAGATACGGATTTCATGAAATTCGTATTCCGATCTTTGAGGTGACCACATTATTTGCACGTAGTATCGGTGCATCCACGGACATCGTTGAGAAAGAGATGTATACATTTCAAGACCGGGACGGCACCTCATTGACTCTTCGACCGGAGGGAACTGCCGGTACTGTTCGGGCTTATGTCGAGCACAATCGCGCCTCGATCCCGGTGCCTCAAAAATATTTCTATACTGGGCCAATGTTCCGCCATGAACGCCCCCAGGCCGGCCGGCTGAGGCAGTTTAACCAATTCGGTGTGGAATCATATGGAATGGCGGATCCTCGAGCTGATGTTGAAGTTATTGCGCTTTTATGGCGGATCCTCCATGACCTCGGCCTTCCTAGTCTTACCCTCGAAATCAATAACCTAGGCCAGGCCGCTGATCGGGAAGCCTATCGTCCGATCCTCGTCGAGTATTTAAAAGAACACAATGCTGGTTTGTGCGGGAATTGTAAACACCGCATCATGGCGAACCCGCTGCGCGTCCTCGATTGCAAAGTTCCTGAATGTCGCAACATCACAGAACCGGCCCCTCGTCTCTCCGAATCCCTTTCAGAGACCGCACGTTCCTACTTTACTCAAGTTCTTGCCGGGCTCGATCTTATCAAGATACCGTATTCCCTGAACCACCGGCTGGTTCGAGGCCTCGATTATTACAACCTCACAACCTTCGAGGTCACCGCGACCAACCTTGGAGCCCAGAATGCCGTTGGAGCAGGGGGGCGGTACGACGGGCTCGTGGAAACACTTGGAGGTACTTCGACTCCCGCGGTCGGTTTTGCTGTTGGACTCGAACGTATCGCCATGTTGTTACCAGACTCTCAGAAATCCCTATCGTCTCATGATAAGACTATCTATGTGGCGGGCTTTGGTGCTCAAGGATCTGTCGCCGGGGTCACCGCTCTCGAAGAACTTCGCCTCGCTGGAATATCAGCGGTCTCTGACTTTCGTTCAACAACCTTAAAAGCCCACCTTCGCCAAGCCGACCGACTCAGCTGCCACTTCACTCTGATACTCGGCGACGATGAGGTGACAAAAGGAGTAGCTCTGCTCCGGAATATGGAATCCAAGAGTCAGTATGACGTTCTCCTGGCATCTCTTTCCAACCAGATACAACCTCTTCTTTTGCCTTCTTGA
- a CDS encoding FAD-dependent thymidylate synthase yields the protein MNQDQSGRRVLALAPMPPEKSAYALARYSRSPDSIEQSIRWVYGHSSEKFWEQFYFDYGHASIADLGHVIVCFEEISELAAIRLEDEPLWDGQAKSSRYQNFASSRWFIPGQIRGSETEALYEGILRSLGDVYRLLHEPLTQFLGDREPRPESMKQADYDRTIAARAFDVTRYLLPLAAKTNVGQVVSIRTLEKQITRLLSSQLPELRAIGEDLKDACQRPPVNVWSDLCGQTGGGLSDPLAPTLARHAKANVYQETVYADLARHAKEALRGTGLDQPGTWGAVESVELVDPHHPVDEIVATLLYRVSQAPYRKILEVVREWTEKEKQATIEVAMRQRGPYDELIKEFRSGYAFTFDILMDIGAWRDMHRHRRCQQVQQNFTTVHGYDVPQALIDAGLDQEYRQAMDAVRQDIESLRKKDQEASLYAIPFGFKVRCLFKMDYAEAEYISKLRSGVKGHWSYRTVAWQMKQQLAKKFPFLGEQIQATPPDVEDALTR from the coding sequence ATGAACCAAGATCAATCAGGGCGTCGGGTCTTGGCCTTGGCCCCCATGCCTCCTGAGAAGTCCGCCTATGCGTTGGCACGGTACAGCCGTTCTCCAGACTCCATCGAGCAGAGTATTCGATGGGTGTATGGACACTCGTCGGAAAAATTCTGGGAGCAGTTTTATTTTGATTACGGACATGCGTCGATCGCCGACCTTGGACACGTCATAGTCTGCTTTGAGGAGATTTCGGAACTCGCCGCGATTCGCCTGGAAGATGAACCGCTGTGGGACGGTCAGGCAAAATCCAGCCGCTATCAAAACTTTGCTTCGAGCCGATGGTTCATCCCAGGCCAAATTCGTGGAAGTGAAACCGAGGCTCTGTATGAAGGGATTCTTCGAAGCCTTGGTGATGTGTACCGGCTCCTGCACGAGCCTTTGACGCAATTCCTTGGCGACCGCGAGCCACGGCCTGAGTCGATGAAACAGGCCGACTATGACCGGACGATTGCGGCCAGAGCCTTTGACGTTACGAGATATTTACTTCCCCTTGCGGCCAAGACCAATGTCGGCCAGGTCGTCAGTATCCGGACGTTGGAGAAACAGATCACGCGGCTCCTGTCGTCGCAGCTCCCGGAGTTACGGGCGATCGGGGAAGATTTGAAGGATGCCTGTCAACGTCCACCGGTAAATGTATGGAGTGACCTCTGTGGACAGACGGGAGGAGGGCTGAGCGACCCTCTGGCGCCGACCCTGGCTCGGCATGCCAAAGCAAATGTCTACCAAGAAACTGTGTATGCCGATCTTGCTCGCCATGCGAAAGAAGCCCTACGCGGCACGGGGTTGGATCAGCCTGGGACGTGGGGAGCGGTGGAGTCGGTCGAGCTGGTGGACCCTCATCATCCGGTCGACGAAATTGTCGCGACGCTGCTCTACCGTGTCTCACAGGCGCCGTACCGAAAAATACTCGAGGTGGTGAGAGAGTGGACTGAGAAGGAAAAACAGGCGACCATCGAGGTGGCCATGAGACAGCGTGGTCCATACGATGAGCTGATCAAAGAGTTCCGCAGCGGCTATGCCTTCACCTTCGACATCCTGATGGATATCGGTGCGTGGCGGGACATGCATCGCCATCGACGGTGCCAGCAAGTGCAACAGAATTTCACCACCGTACATGGTTACGATGTCCCACAGGCGTTGATCGATGCCGGGTTGGATCAGGAGTATCGGCAGGCCATGGATGCTGTGCGCCAGGATATCGAATCGCTGAGGAAGAAGGACCAGGAAGCCTCGCTCTACGCCATTCCATTTGGCTTCAAAGTCCGGTGCTTGTTTAAAATGGACTATGCGGAAGCGGAATATATCAGCAAGCTCCGGTCCGGCGTGAAAGGCCATTGGTCGTACAGAACGGTGGCCTGGCAGATGAAGCAACAACTGGCCAAGAAGTTTCCCTTCCTCGGCGAACAAATCCAGGCGACCCCGCCTGATGTCGAAGACGCGCTGACTCGATAA
- a CDS encoding tetratricopeptide repeat protein: MHTHQEQCEAAIVAGSWDTLFTKALAWSRDPDGAKDPRPLFARNVVYLVQGRFAEAWKTHALCLEAQEHIAAVGSWVNDLLERYGDSGYAYLVKGLFLAQSGQSEQSMGSYAGAARLLPQSAYPHYFLAQIHERAGHLEMAIKEYREAVRLAPDYAPARMNLGVAYQDQGRLEMAIKEYREVIKLTPSDSAAHSNLGCALAEQGKMEPAVQSYKTALKLNPQDAEIYFALGGLYETRGRLDLAQRSYQDALNADPDFGAAHSALGWLALGKHRLQEAADIFSRALKCNEEDARAYHGIAEIYAIRGKRQSAMENYTKALKYYRDPEKRNQIMNQLFLEGQVGD; the protein is encoded by the coding sequence ATGCACACCCATCAGGAACAATGTGAAGCCGCCATTGTGGCTGGATCTTGGGACACTCTCTTTACCAAGGCTCTGGCTTGGAGCCGAGATCCGGACGGAGCGAAGGACCCGCGCCCTCTCTTTGCCCGGAATGTGGTGTACCTCGTGCAGGGTCGTTTTGCCGAGGCGTGGAAGACCCATGCGCTCTGTCTTGAAGCCCAGGAACACATTGCGGCCGTTGGGAGTTGGGTGAACGACCTGCTCGAGCGGTATGGAGACAGCGGCTATGCCTATCTCGTCAAAGGCTTGTTTCTCGCCCAGTCCGGGCAATCCGAACAATCGATGGGGTCATACGCAGGGGCTGCAAGATTACTTCCACAATCTGCCTATCCGCACTACTTCCTCGCGCAGATTCACGAACGGGCCGGTCATCTCGAGATGGCGATCAAAGAGTATCGTGAAGCGGTCCGACTGGCTCCGGACTATGCGCCGGCTCGGATGAATCTGGGTGTGGCCTATCAAGACCAAGGGCGGCTGGAGATGGCGATCAAAGAGTACCGTGAGGTGATCAAGCTCACCCCGAGCGATTCCGCCGCGCATTCCAATCTCGGCTGTGCCCTGGCTGAGCAGGGGAAGATGGAACCGGCGGTGCAATCCTACAAGACGGCGTTGAAGCTGAACCCCCAGGACGCCGAAATATATTTTGCATTGGGCGGCCTCTACGAAACACGCGGTCGTCTGGACCTGGCGCAACGAAGCTATCAAGATGCGCTCAATGCCGATCCTGATTTTGGCGCCGCTCACTCCGCCCTCGGGTGGCTCGCGTTAGGCAAACATCGACTTCAAGAAGCGGCGGACATTTTCAGCCGGGCACTCAAGTGCAACGAGGAAGATGCGCGAGCCTATCATGGCATCGCGGAGATCTATGCGATCCGCGGAAAACGCCAGAGTGCGATGGAAAACTACACAAAGGCGCTGAAGTACTATCGCGATCCCGAAAAGCGAAATCAAATTATGAATCAACTGTTCCTGGAAGGGCAGGTAGGGGATTGA
- a CDS encoding AAA domain-containing protein, which produces MTAAELIESWIVNLEGEQARLVERGQDAPITASQGRFVRTTGGLHLYEFVVPNGVRMPIDLPISLVPADDTDTTEGIVLCQTGRSILVQLVDHLGSEDPSVTLVPDQAGLVGTAVARLKEILAKPDLYHLGPAERLAALLQMPAVEVGTSSASSSVFTTVWSDDQAIRRQKLGALAMDLVRANKRILLLSPSHEASDELVGMVGRTMKAGGLNPRTWVTRYELPIVPQAAGLDLQELGFEAQMHQFYAKSQGDKASLRQKYDRFRELAPFLSQKEAKQRDLDEVRLLEWRLVTQFREFQVKLAGVDTTLKEFETLPLFQRLAMQAVGKNVDSLKQYRALYQSQLDRLNSEIDVAKGRIQQLVPEAAVPRGQRAECEDLKEQITKLGGTKKVRELLAAEENPNRQAFVQNRRLVAATPTRVATDPLFDRVRFDVLMVDEAPQIAVPSLLAAAGLVRERIIVSGDPQDISTAGQWAMPQEGARTALETPPVPLA; this is translated from the coding sequence ATGACCGCGGCGGAGCTGATCGAATCGTGGATTGTAAACCTTGAAGGCGAGCAAGCGCGTCTGGTTGAAAGGGGACAGGATGCTCCGATTACTGCGTCCCAGGGCCGATTCGTCAGGACGACCGGTGGACTGCATCTATACGAATTTGTCGTGCCCAATGGGGTCAGGATGCCGATCGACCTTCCGATCTCGCTCGTCCCTGCCGATGACACGGATACGACCGAGGGAATTGTACTATGTCAAACGGGGCGATCAATTCTGGTTCAACTGGTCGATCACCTCGGAAGTGAAGACCCTTCTGTCACACTAGTTCCAGACCAAGCTGGATTGGTTGGTACGGCGGTGGCTCGTCTGAAAGAGATTCTGGCGAAGCCTGATCTGTACCACCTTGGGCCGGCCGAGCGGTTGGCGGCGCTCCTCCAGATGCCGGCCGTGGAGGTGGGAACATCTTCCGCTAGCTCCTCCGTCTTCACGACTGTGTGGTCAGATGACCAAGCGATCCGTCGGCAGAAGCTTGGGGCTCTGGCAATGGACCTGGTTCGAGCCAACAAGCGTATCCTGTTGCTTAGCCCCAGCCATGAAGCCAGTGATGAGCTTGTCGGGATGGTAGGGCGCACCATGAAGGCGGGCGGATTGAACCCCAGAACATGGGTGACGCGCTATGAACTGCCGATTGTCCCGCAAGCCGCTGGCCTTGACCTTCAAGAGCTGGGCTTTGAAGCACAGATGCATCAATTCTATGCCAAGTCACAGGGCGATAAGGCTTCGTTGAGGCAAAAATACGACCGGTTTCGAGAGTTGGCTCCGTTTCTGTCCCAGAAGGAGGCAAAACAAAGGGATTTGGATGAAGTCCGGCTCTTGGAATGGCGCCTGGTGACGCAGTTCCGAGAGTTTCAGGTCAAGCTGGCTGGGGTCGACACCACGCTCAAAGAATTTGAAACGCTCCCACTGTTTCAGCGTCTCGCGATGCAGGCCGTTGGGAAAAACGTGGACTCGCTCAAACAGTACCGTGCCCTGTATCAGAGTCAGCTGGATCGCCTGAACAGCGAGATTGATGTTGCAAAAGGGCGGATTCAGCAGTTGGTTCCGGAAGCTGCAGTGCCTCGAGGACAGCGTGCTGAGTGTGAGGACCTTAAGGAGCAGATTACGAAACTCGGTGGGACCAAGAAAGTCCGTGAGCTCCTCGCGGCTGAGGAAAATCCGAATCGCCAGGCCTTTGTCCAGAATCGACGGCTGGTTGCCGCAACGCCTACGCGAGTCGCGACCGATCCGTTGTTCGACCGCGTGCGGTTCGATGTGCTCATGGTCGATGAGGCTCCGCAGATTGCGGTGCCGTCACTGCTGGCCGCGGCTGGACTCGTCCGTGAACGCATTATTGTCAGCGGCGATCCTCAGGACATCAGTACAGCTGGGCAATGGGCGATGCCTCAAGAGGGGGCCCGGACTGCTTTGGAAACCCCTCCCGTACCTCTTGCTTGA
- a CDS encoding DUF1653 domain-containing protein, whose protein sequence is MVSPGVYRHHKGQQYEVLGVARHSETEEEFVVYRALYGDRGLWIRPLAMFTESVEKGGISVPRFSRIDENTGEDETGGWMRSSQTPTS, encoded by the coding sequence ATGGTCTCACCAGGAGTGTACCGTCACCATAAGGGTCAGCAGTATGAAGTCTTGGGGGTTGCCAGACATTCAGAAACGGAAGAGGAGTTTGTCGTGTACCGGGCTTTGTATGGCGATCGAGGCCTCTGGATAAGACCCCTTGCCATGTTTACCGAGAGCGTCGAGAAGGGGGGCATATCTGTTCCGCGCTTTTCACGAATAGATGAGAACACAGGAGAAGACGAGACGGGAGGGTGGATGAGATCGTCTCAGACTCCTACTTCTTAA